The Pseudomonas viciae genomic interval GGTGGCCATGGAGGAAGCCGCGCCGCCGCCCAGGCCAATCAGCATGGCCGGGCCACCGAGGACGATCAGCTTGGAGCCGACCAGGATTTCGCCTTTCTGCACGTGGTCGGCGCGGATGTTGCCCATGCCGCCGGCGAGCATGATCGGTTTGTGGTAACCGCGAACTTCTTCACCACGCGGAGTGGTAATGGACTGTTCGAAGGTACGGAAGTAACCGGTCAGGGCCGGACGGCCGAATTCGTTGTTGAACGCCGCGCCCCCAAGAGGACCTTCGATCATGATGTCCAGGGCGTTGACGATGCGCTCAGGCTTGCCGTATGGCTTTTCCCACGGCTGTTCGAAGCCCGGGATCTGCAGGTTCGACACGGTGAAGCCGGTCAGGCCAGCCTTGGGCTTGGCACCGCGACCGGTGGCGCCTTCGTCGCGGATCTCGCCACCGGAGCCGGTAGACGCACCCGGGAACGGCGCAATCGCGGTCGGGTGGTTGTGGGTCTCGACCTTCATCAGGATGTGCACCGGCTCCTGGACCGCACCGTACTGGCGGGTCTCAGGGTTCGGGTAGAAGCGACCGGCGACGTTGCCGACGATCACCGCGGCGTTGTCCTTATAGGCCGACAGCACACCTTCGTTGTGCATCTGGTAGGTGTTCTTGATCATGCCGAACAGGCTTTTTTCCTGGCTCTGGCCGTCAATGTCCCAACTGGCGTTGAAGATCTTGTGGCGGCAGTGCTCGGAGTTGGCCTGGGCGAACATCATCAGTTCGATGTCGTGGGGGTTGCGCTTCAAGCCCTGGAAGGCGTTGACCAGGTAATCGATCTCGTCTTCGGCCAGGGCCAGGCCCAGCTCGGCGTTGGCTTTTTCCAGCGCGGCGCGGCCGCCGCCCAACACGTCGATGGCGGTCAGTGGCTTGGGTTCGGCGTGGCTGAACAGGCCGGCGGCCTGTTCCAGGTTGCCCAGTACGACCTGGGTCATGCGGTCATGCAGGCCGTCGGCGATCAGTTGGGCCTCGGCCTCGCTGAACTCACCGGCGACATAAAAGGCAATACCGCGCTCCAGGCGCTGGATTTTCGCCAGGCCGCAGTTGCGGGCAATGTCACTGGCCTTGCTCGACCACGGCGAAATGGTGCCAAAACGCGGCAACACCAGGAACAGGCGACCGGCCGGCTCCTGGACGGGAACACTGGGACCGTACTTCAGAAGGCGCGCAAGCACCTGCTGTTCGTCGCCGGTCAAACCGCCGGTGACTTCGGCGAAGTGAGCGAATTCAGCATACAAGCCACTGACAGCCGGTACCTTCTGGCTCAGTTGCTCAAGGAGTTTGCTGTGGCGAAAGGCAGAAAGGGCAGGAGCGCCGCGCAGGATCAACATCTTCGGGACAGCCTCGGGAAGGGGGTGTGCTTTGAGGCCGTGCATTCTAGCCTAAACCGCCGGCAACGGCACCCGAAACGGCACGTGCGGTGCAGGCCGAATGTCGGTCTGTGCGCCAATGACCCTGTCGGGGGCCTAATGCCGTGACCATGGCGAGTTATTTTTCAGCGGTGCAAAGCTCGTCCCACGCCAGCCCGCCTGCGTTACGGACATGTTTTGCAACGGCTAGCAGACTGGCCTTTTGCTGTCGAGATATGGCGGCAGGGGCCGTTTGCGTATACTGCGCAGATGTTTTCCCCAACGGCTTTGCGTCCGCGGTACGCCAAATGGCTGATCGCTACCGGACTCTTCCTGGTGCTCAGTGGTTGTGTTGAGAAACCCAACACACTGGAGCGCGTAAAGGAGGATGGCGTGCTGCGGGTGGTTACCCGAAACAGCCCTGCCACCTACTTTGAGGATCGCAACGGTGAAACCGGCTTCGAATACGAGCTGGTGAAGCGCTTCGCCGAGGATTTGGGGGTGGAACTGAAGATCGAGACCGCCGACAACCTCGATGACCTGTTCAACCAGGTCGGCAAACCCAACGGCCCGGTGTTGGCGGCTGCCGGCCTGGTCAGCAGCGAGCCACGCAAGAAACAGGTGCGGTTTTCCCACGCCTACCTGGAAGTCACCCCGCAAATCATCTATCGCAACGGCCAGTCCCGCCCCACCGACGCGGCCGCCCTGGCCGGCAAGAAGATCATGGTGCTCAAGGGCAGCACCCATGCCGAACAACTGGCGCAGTTGAAACAGCAATATCCAGGCATTGAATACGAAGAGTCCGACGCCGTTGAGGTGGTCGACCTGTTGCGCATGGTCGATGAGGGCCAGATCGATCTGACCCTGGTCGATTCCAACGAAGTGGCGATGAACCAGGTGTACTTCCCCAACGTACGCGTGGCCTTCGACCTGGGCGACGCCCGCAGCCAGAGCTGGGCGGTGGCGCCCGGCGAAGACAACAGCCTGCTCAACGAGATCAACAGCTACCTCGACAAGGTCCAGAAGAACGGCACGCTGCAACGCCTGAAAGACCGCTATTACGGGCACGTCGATGTCCTCGGCTACATGGGCGCCACCACCTTCGCCCAGCACTTGCAGCAACGGCTGCCCAAATACGAGCAACACTTCAAGGCCTACGCCAAGAAAGAGAAAGTCGATTGGCGCCTGTTGGCCGCGATCGGCTATCAGGAATCGCTGTGGCAACCGACGGTGACGTCCAAGACCGGCGTGCGTGGCCTGATGATGCTGACCCAGAACACCGCCCAGGCCATGGGCGTGTCCAACCGCCTGGATCCGAAGCAGAGCATCATGGGCGGCGCCAAGTACCTGGCCTACATGAAGGACCAATTGGACGAGAGCATCCAGGAGCCGGACCGTACCTGGTTCGCCCTCGCCGCCTATAACGTGGGCAGCGGTCACTTGGACGACGCCCGCAAACTGGCGGCCAAGGAAGGGCTGAACCCGAACAAGTGGCTGGATGTGAAGAAGATCCTGCCGCGCCTGTCCCAGAAACAGTGGTACAGCAAGACCCGCTACGGCTACGCCCGGGGCGGCGAGCCGGTGCATTTCGTGGCGAACATCCGTCGCTACTACGACATCCTGACCTGGGTCACGCAGCCGCAACTCGAAGGCAACCAGGTGGCCGAGGGCAACCTGCACGTGCCGGGTGTCGACAAGAGCAAGCCGAACCAGGAAACCCCACCGCTCTGATTGCCATACACCACCCTTAATGTGGGAGCGGGCTTGCTCGCGAATGCGATTTGTCAGTTAACGATTATGTCGACTGATACACCGCTTTCGCGAGCAAGCCCGCTCCCACAGGGGATAGTGTTGGATCAAGGCTTAGCGGCAGCCAGGATCAGCGCTTTCATTTCCGACACCGCCGACTTGAACCCGACAAACAACGCATGGGCCACCAGCGCATGGCCGATGTTCAGTTCATTGATGCCCTTGATCGCCGCGACGGCTTCGACGTTGTGGTAGTGCAGGCCATGGCCGGCGTTGACGATCAGGCCCTGGGCCAGGCCGAAGGCCACGCCATCGGCCACCCGTTGCAGCTCATCGGCCACGGCCGTTGGCGTTTCGGCATCGGCATAACGGCCGGTGTGCAATTCGATGGCCGGGGCGCCGACACGCTTGGAGGCTGCGATCTGCCGCTCGTCGGCATCGATGAACAGCGACACCTCGGCACCGATCTTCGACAGCCGCTCCACCGCCGCCCTGATCCGCGCTTCCTGCCCCGCCACGTCCAGGCCGCCTTCGGTGGTCAGCTCCTGACGCGTTTCCGGCACCAGGCAAATGTGTGCCGGGCGGATGCGCTCGGCGAACGCCATCATTTCTTCGGTCACGCCCATTTCGAAGTTCATGCGGGTTTGCAGCACGTCCTTGAGCAGCAGCACGTCGCGCTCCTGGATGTGGCGACGGTCTTCACGCAAGTGCACGGTGATGCCGTCGGCGCCCGCCTCTTCGGCGTCCAGTGCGGCCTTGACCGGATCCGGGTAGCGCGTACCGCGGGCCTGGCGCAGGGTGGCGACATGGTCGATGTTCACGCCGAGAAGAATGCGATTGCTGGTGCTCACGAAAAGGCTCCTGAATGGACAAATAGTCGGCCCACAGCATACGGGTTGATCAGGGCTTGCGAAACAGCTCGCGACTGACCAGCGGCCGACCACCCAGATGAACCGCCAGGGCCTGGCGCATCAGACGCTTGGCCGCAGACAACGCGCCCGGCGCACTCCAGTCCGCCTCGGCCATGGCCAAAAGCTCGGCACCGTTGAACAGCCCGGGTTGCAACAGGTAGACCTGCTCCAGGCCGGCATCCACCTGCAAGCGGTACAGACCGTCTGCTGCGATAGGCTCGCCGTGCAAGTCGGTGTTCAGGGCGAACCCGTAGCCGAGGTCGTCCAGCAACCGCCATTCGAACGAGCGCAGCAGCGGCTCCAGCGCACGGCCTTCGGCCAGGGCCTGCAGCGTGGCGGCGTAATGGTCGAAGACGGCGGGATGGGGATCTTCGGCGGGCAGCAGGCGGATCAGCAATTCATTAAGGTACAAACCGCTGAACAGCGCCTCGCCATTGAGCCACGCCGCGACGCCGTTGCTTTCCATGCGCCCGACGTTCTTCAACTCGCCCCGACCGCGGAATTCGACTTCCAGCGGCACAAACGGCCGCGCCAGCGTCCCGGCCTTGCCCCGCGCGCCCCGCAACACCGCCCGCAGCCGACCTTGCGGCGTGAGGAAATCCACCAGGGCGCTGCTTTCGCGGTAGGCGCGTGAGTGCAGGACGTAGGCGGGTTGGGCGATGGGTTGGGTCTGGGACATGGAAACGAAGTCTCACGGGCCGAGCACAATTTATAAACAACATAAAACCAATGTGGGAGCGGGCTTGCTCGCGAAGGCGGTGTGTCAGTCAACATAATCGTTAACTGACACACCGCCTTCGCGAGCAAGCCCGCTCCCACAAGGTCGGTGGTGTGCCGCTGGACGAGTTACAGGTCGCCGTAACCCAGCGACCGCAACGCCCGCTCATCATCGGACCAACCGCCCTTCACCTTGACCCACAGGTTGAGCATGATCTTGGAGTCGAACAGCAGCTCCATGTCCTTGCGCGCTTCGGTGCCGATGCGCTTGATGCGCTCGCCCTTGTCGCCAATGATGATTTTCTTCTGGCCGTCACGTTCGACGAGGATCAACGCATGAATGTGCAGAGTCTTGCCCTGTTGCTTGAACTCTTCGATCTCGACCGTGATCTGGTAGGGCAGCTCGGCGCCCATCTGGCGCATGATTTTTTCGCGCACCAGTTCTGCGGCGAGGAAACGGCTGCTGCGGTCGGTGATCTGATCTTCCGGGAAGAAGTGATCGTTTTCCGGCAGGTGCTCGGCAATCACCCGCTCCAGCGCCTCGAGGTTATGCCCGTGCTGGGCAGAGATCGGAATGATCTGGGCGTTCGGCAGCTGTTCCTGCAACCAGGACAGGTGCGGCATCAGCTCAGCCTTGTCTTCGATGCGGTCGGTCTTGTTCAGTGCCACGATCAGCGGACCGGTCACGTACTGGACGCGTTCGAGGACCATCTGGTCTTCGTCGGTCCACTTGGTGCGATCGACCACGAAGATCACCACGTCGACGTCTTTCAACGCCGCCGAAGCGGTCTTGTTCATGTAGCGGTTCAAGGCCTTTTCGCCGCCCTTGTGCATGCCCGGGGTGTCAACGTAGATCGCCTGCACGGCGCCTTCGGT includes:
- the era gene encoding GTPase Era: MTDTTVTRCGYVAIVGRPNVGKSTLLNHILGQKLAITSRKPQTTRHNMLGIKTEGAVQAIYVDTPGMHKGGEKALNRYMNKTASAALKDVDVVIFVVDRTKWTDEDQMVLERVQYVTGPLIVALNKTDRIEDKAELMPHLSWLQEQLPNAQIIPISAQHGHNLEALERVIAEHLPENDHFFPEDQITDRSSRFLAAELVREKIMRQMGAELPYQITVEIEEFKQQGKTLHIHALILVERDGQKKIIIGDKGERIKRIGTEARKDMELLFDSKIMLNLWVKVKGGWSDDERALRSLGYGDL
- the pdxJ gene encoding pyridoxine 5'-phosphate synthase, with amino-acid sequence MSTSNRILLGVNIDHVATLRQARGTRYPDPVKAALDAEEAGADGITVHLREDRRHIQERDVLLLKDVLQTRMNFEMGVTEEMMAFAERIRPAHICLVPETRQELTTEGGLDVAGQEARIRAAVERLSKIGAEVSLFIDADERQIAASKRVGAPAIELHTGRYADAETPTAVADELQRVADGVAFGLAQGLIVNAGHGLHYHNVEAVAAIKGINELNIGHALVAHALFVGFKSAVSEMKALILAAAKP
- the recO gene encoding DNA repair protein RecO yields the protein MSQTQPIAQPAYVLHSRAYRESSALVDFLTPQGRLRAVLRGARGKAGTLARPFVPLEVEFRGRGELKNVGRMESNGVAAWLNGEALFSGLYLNELLIRLLPAEDPHPAVFDHYAATLQALAEGRALEPLLRSFEWRLLDDLGYGFALNTDLHGEPIAADGLYRLQVDAGLEQVYLLQPGLFNGAELLAMAEADWSAPGALSAAKRLMRQALAVHLGGRPLVSRELFRKP
- the mltF gene encoding membrane-bound lytic murein transglycosylase MltF; translated protein: MFSPTALRPRYAKWLIATGLFLVLSGCVEKPNTLERVKEDGVLRVVTRNSPATYFEDRNGETGFEYELVKRFAEDLGVELKIETADNLDDLFNQVGKPNGPVLAAAGLVSSEPRKKQVRFSHAYLEVTPQIIYRNGQSRPTDAAALAGKKIMVLKGSTHAEQLAQLKQQYPGIEYEESDAVEVVDLLRMVDEGQIDLTLVDSNEVAMNQVYFPNVRVAFDLGDARSQSWAVAPGEDNSLLNEINSYLDKVQKNGTLQRLKDRYYGHVDVLGYMGATTFAQHLQQRLPKYEQHFKAYAKKEKVDWRLLAAIGYQESLWQPTVTSKTGVRGLMMLTQNTAQAMGVSNRLDPKQSIMGGAKYLAYMKDQLDESIQEPDRTWFALAAYNVGSGHLDDARKLAAKEGLNPNKWLDVKKILPRLSQKQWYSKTRYGYARGGEPVHFVANIRRYYDILTWVTQPQLEGNQVAEGNLHVPGVDKSKPNQETPPL